A genomic window from Nosocomiicoccus massiliensis includes:
- the pckA gene encoding phosphoenolpyruvate carboxykinase (ATP) gives MSNSVKRIEALVQKDSTNNQLSRAELVEAASRRKEGKIASSGAFTATTGKYTGRSPKDRFIVEDDVTRDTVDWGEVNQPISGEVFDALLDKVLDHLDSKDELFVFNGYAGADTDSRLNIRVVNEFAWHNLFVKALFIDPETKEEGLNISPDFTIVSAPSFKADPSVDGTNSETFILVNFEKQIVLIGGTEYAGEMKKSIFSVMNYLLPQKGILSMHCSANVGENDDVALFFGLSGTGKTTLSADPNRGLIGDDEHGWNEHGVFNIEGGCYAKAINLSEEKEPEIYRAIKFGSVLENVILDDERDPDYDDNSLTENTRAAYPIKHIDNAVLPSKAGHAKTIVFLTADAFGVLPPIAKLTKEQAMYHFLSGFTSKLAGTERGVTSPEPVFSTCFGAPFLPLHASVYADRLGELIDEHDVSVYLVNTGWTGGEYGVGERMNLKYTRKMVSDAVEGELKNHEFVTDETFGLQIPTEIEGVPSDVLNPRKTWADKDAYDKVAGQLIDSFKENFKKFGDDVKEIAEKGGF, from the coding sequence ATGTCAAACTCTGTGAAAAGAATCGAAGCACTTGTACAAAAAGATTCAACAAACAACCAATTATCTCGTGCAGAGCTTGTAGAAGCCGCATCTAGAAGAAAAGAAGGTAAAATTGCATCGAGCGGTGCATTCACTGCAACAACTGGTAAATATACAGGTCGTAGCCCTAAAGACCGCTTCATCGTTGAAGACGATGTGACAAGAGACACTGTAGATTGGGGAGAAGTAAACCAACCAATTAGTGGTGAAGTGTTTGATGCACTACTCGACAAAGTGTTAGATCACTTAGATAGTAAAGATGAATTATTCGTATTTAACGGATATGCAGGTGCAGATACGGATTCACGTTTAAACATCCGTGTCGTAAACGAATTCGCATGGCATAACTTATTCGTAAAAGCTTTATTTATCGATCCTGAGACAAAAGAAGAAGGTTTAAACATTTCACCTGACTTTACAATTGTTTCTGCACCATCATTTAAAGCAGATCCATCTGTAGATGGTACGAACTCTGAGACATTTATTTTAGTGAACTTTGAAAAGCAAATCGTTTTAATCGGTGGAACTGAATACGCTGGAGAGATGAAAAAATCTATCTTCTCTGTAATGAACTACCTACTTCCTCAAAAAGGTATTTTAAGTATGCACTGTTCAGCAAACGTCGGAGAAAATGATGACGTAGCGTTATTCTTCGGATTATCTGGTACAGGTAAAACGACACTTTCTGCAGATCCAAATCGTGGTCTAATCGGTGACGATGAGCACGGTTGGAACGAACACGGTGTATTTAACATCGAAGGTGGATGCTACGCAAAAGCAATCAACTTATCTGAAGAGAAAGAACCTGAAATTTACCGTGCAATTAAATTCGGAAGTGTATTAGAGAACGTTATTTTAGATGATGAAAGAGATCCAGACTACGATGATAATTCTCTAACTGAAAATACACGTGCAGCGTATCCAATTAAACACATCGACAATGCGGTATTACCATCAAAAGCTGGTCACGCGAAGACAATCGTATTCTTAACAGCCGACGCTTTCGGAGTACTCCCTCCAATTGCGAAATTAACAAAAGAACAAGCAATGTACCACTTCTTAAGTGGATTTACATCAAAACTTGCAGGAACTGAACGCGGAGTAACATCTCCTGAACCAGTATTCTCAACGTGCTTCGGTGCACCATTCTTACCATTACACGCATCAGTATATGCAGATAGACTTGGTGAATTAATCGATGAACATGACGTTTCAGTTTACCTTGTAAACACTGGTTGGACTGGTGGAGAATACGGTGTTGGTGAACGTATGAACTTAAAATACACACGTAAAATGGTTTCAGACGCTGTTGAAGGCGAACTTAAAAACCATGAGTTTGTTACTGATGAAACATTCGGCTTACAAATTCCAACAGAAATCGAAGGCGTTCCTAGCGACGTATTAAATCCTAGAAAAACATGGGCAGATAAAGATGCTTACGACAAAGTAGCAGGTCAACTGATTGACTCATTTAAAGAAAACTTCAAAAAATTCGGTGATGATGTAAAAGAAATCGCTGAAAAAGGCGGATTTTAA
- the ytkD gene encoding RNA deprotection pyrophosphohydrolase, with protein MKQFIDDNGNVVELFFDESIEATHCLAIPIYNNKYVFTRHKTRGIEFPGGKVEAGETIIEALKREVFEETGGVVKTVEYLGTYKVHETTPFYKAVYRVELSDIEEKSDYLETKGPILFHSVEEIKETDKSRLLKDDCILYLYRKVNSRECNYE; from the coding sequence ATGAAGCAGTTTATAGATGACAATGGTAATGTAGTAGAGTTGTTTTTTGATGAATCAATTGAAGCGACACATTGTCTTGCGATTCCAATTTATAATAATAAATATGTCTTTACTCGACATAAAACACGTGGTATTGAATTCCCAGGAGGAAAAGTAGAAGCGGGTGAAACGATTATAGAAGCGTTAAAACGTGAAGTATTTGAAGAGACTGGGGGAGTCGTTAAAACTGTCGAGTATCTCGGGACGTATAAAGTTCACGAAACAACACCGTTTTATAAAGCGGTCTATCGCGTAGAGTTATCTGATATAGAAGAAAAAAGTGACTATTTAGAAACGAAAGGTCCGATATTGTTTCACTCCGTTGAAGAAATAAAAGAAACCGATAAAAGTCGATTACTTAAAGATGATTGTATTTTATATTTATATCGTAAAGTTAATAGTAGGGAGTGTAATTATGAATAA
- the yidD gene encoding membrane protein insertion efficiency factor YidD, with protein sequence MKKIILQMIRFYQRYISPMSPPSCRFYPTCSQYAIEAVEEHGAFKGSYLAVHRILKCHPLHKGGFDPVPPKKKK encoded by the coding sequence ATGAAAAAAATAATCTTACAAATGATTCGCTTTTATCAGCGGTATATTTCACCTATGTCTCCCCCATCATGTCGATTTTACCCGACGTGTTCTCAATATGCGATTGAAGCGGTGGAAGAACATGGTGCATTTAAAGGGAGTTATTTAGCTGTTCATCGTATTTTAAAATGTCATCCGCTTCATAAAGGTGGATTTGATCCTGTCCCTCCTAAAAAGAAGAAGTAG
- the menE gene encoding o-succinylbenzoate--CoA ligase has protein sequence MNHWLHRNSKNYPEKIAVIYEDLHLTYKQLQDKVHDLSQRIPNIKRVGLFIDNSVDSAILIHSLIERHIEIVMVNTRLSSEEINNQLMDVNVDTIFSTIDSDVLNKVNVNVIYYREIIQHDKASYEEVEANDDDILSIMFTSGTTGRPKAVTQTYLNHYASHINAMNGLNYDENSTWLMVNPIFHISGFSILMRAVISGCTLIIHNRFDSKHVLNDIERYKVTHTSFVPIMLSRIMNDKMIHSTDLSRLKAILMGGANTTPKLLNEALQFKLPVFNSFGMTETCSQIVIVSYDDDNILTGTVGKTNENIRVNENNELLVKGENVTSGYLNAEMITEDGFFNTGDIAEVKGGYLYILDRRDDLIISGGENIYPKEIEDIVLQYTDLKTCVVVKKEDEEWGQVPVLLIEENIDERTLINIFNTHLARYKHPKEIIVVKEIKYTPSGKISRKLNREAYINTSTSSF, from the coding sequence TTGAATCACTGGCTTCACCGTAATTCAAAAAATTATCCGGAAAAGATCGCGGTCATTTACGAAGACTTACACTTAACTTATAAACAATTACAAGATAAAGTACACGATCTCTCTCAAAGAATTCCTAACATTAAAAGAGTTGGGTTATTTATAGATAACAGTGTAGATAGTGCGATTTTAATACATAGTTTAATTGAGCGTCATATCGAAATCGTCATGGTGAACACACGTCTTTCATCTGAAGAAATTAACAATCAACTAATGGACGTTAATGTCGATACAATTTTTTCAACGATTGACTCAGACGTTTTAAATAAAGTGAACGTAAACGTCATCTACTATAGAGAAATCATACAGCACGATAAAGCATCATATGAAGAGGTTGAAGCAAATGATGATGATATATTATCAATCATGTTTACGAGTGGGACGACAGGACGACCGAAAGCCGTGACTCAAACGTATTTAAACCATTATGCGTCTCATATAAATGCGATGAATGGGTTAAATTATGATGAGAATAGTACATGGCTCATGGTCAATCCGATATTTCACATCTCGGGCTTTTCGATATTAATGCGTGCAGTAATTTCAGGGTGTACGTTAATTATCCATAATAGATTCGATTCTAAACACGTTTTAAATGATATTGAACGCTATAAAGTGACACATACGTCGTTTGTACCGATTATGTTATCTCGGATTATGAACGACAAAATGATTCATAGCACGGATTTATCTCGCTTAAAAGCGATTTTAATGGGTGGAGCAAATACGACACCTAAATTACTAAACGAGGCACTTCAATTTAAATTACCGGTATTTAATAGTTTTGGTATGACAGAAACGTGTTCTCAAATTGTTATTGTATCCTATGATGATGACAATATATTAACGGGTACGGTAGGTAAAACCAATGAAAATATCCGTGTCAATGAGAATAATGAGTTGCTCGTTAAAGGTGAAAATGTCACGAGTGGATATTTAAATGCTGAAATGATTACAGAAGATGGCTTTTTTAATACTGGAGATATCGCCGAAGTTAAAGGTGGATATTTATATATATTAGATCGTAGAGATGATTTAATTATTAGTGGTGGAGAAAATATTTATCCAAAAGAAATCGAGGATATCGTCTTACAATATACGGACTTAAAAACGTGTGTCGTTGTTAAAAAAGAAGATGAAGAGTGGGGACAAGTTCCTGTTTTACTCATTGAGGAAAATATTGATGAAAGAACACTCATCAATATTTTTAACACACATTTAGCACGTTATAAGCATCCAAAAGAAATTATTGTCGTTAAAGAAATAAAATATACGCCATCTGGTAAAATTTCTAGAAAATTAAACCGAGAGGCGTATATCAATACATCTACTTCTTCTTTTTAG
- a CDS encoding YebC/PmpR family DNA-binding transcriptional regulator, translating to MAGHSKWNNIKQRKGAQDKKRGKIFQKLSREIYMAAKQGGGDPDTNPALRLAMDRARSENMPKDNITRAIDKATSSGSGENYDPVMYEGYGPSGVGILAEALTDNRNRTNTNVRIAYNKNGGNIGEAGSVSYMFERKGYIVIERSTTEDDEETMLLEVLEAGAEELETSDEVFEIFTEQADFAQVRDHLEEKGYTLAQSELTMIPMNTVALSDEDYEILENILDALDDDDDVTDVHHNAVRASEQ from the coding sequence ATGGCAGGCCATTCAAAATGGAATAACATTAAACAACGTAAAGGTGCCCAAGATAAAAAACGCGGTAAAATCTTCCAAAAGTTATCGCGTGAAATTTATATGGCAGCAAAACAAGGTGGCGGAGATCCAGATACGAATCCAGCACTACGTTTAGCTATGGACCGTGCACGTTCAGAAAATATGCCTAAAGACAACATTACACGTGCAATCGACAAAGCAACATCATCCGGATCTGGTGAAAACTACGATCCAGTAATGTATGAAGGATACGGACCAAGTGGCGTCGGTATTTTAGCAGAAGCATTAACAGATAACCGTAACCGTACAAACACAAACGTACGTATTGCTTACAATAAAAACGGTGGAAATATTGGAGAAGCTGGATCTGTAAGTTATATGTTCGAACGTAAAGGATATATTGTAATCGAACGTAGTACGACAGAAGACGATGAAGAAACAATGTTATTAGAAGTGCTTGAAGCAGGTGCTGAAGAGTTAGAAACGAGCGATGAAGTATTTGAAATCTTCACTGAACAAGCAGACTTCGCACAAGTGAGAGACCATTTAGAAGAAAAAGGATACACGTTAGCACAAAGTGAATTAACGATGATTCCGATGAATACAGTCGCATTAAGCGATGAAGACTATGAAATTTTAGAAAACATACTCGACGCGCTCGATGATGATGACGACGTCACTGACGTCCATCATAACGCAGTGCGTGCAAGTGAACAGTAA